The stretch of DNA CACCAGCACCCCCATCCCTTCGGCGGCGAACTCATGGATAAGGGCGTAGATCTCTTGCTTGGCTCCGATATCGACGCCGCGGGTCGGCTCGTCGAGAAGGAGGATACGTGGACCAGTGGCGAGTTGCTTAGCGAGCACTACCTTTTGCTGGTTGCCTCCGCTGAGGTTTCTCACAGCCTGGCGCAGCGAGGGCGTGCGGACGCGAAACCGTTCGACGAATCGCTGCGCGGAACGATTGGCAGCCCTTACGTCTAACAGGCCGCTACGCACGAAGCGACTTAGGCACGCCATCGTCGTGTTGTCACCTACACTCATGCCAAGCACAAGCCCTGCGCCCTTGCGATCCTCGGGTGTGAGCGCGAGTCCCGCGCGGTACGCGTCTCGTGGCTGACGGATCATCACGGGACTGCCGTCGATCAAGATCTCGCCGCGGGTTCTTGAGGCGTGAACGCCAAAGAGGGCTTCCAGCAATTCGGTCCGCCCCGCGCCCATGAGACCGAACAGCCCAACGATCTCACCGGCACCCACCTCCAACGAGACACCGTCTACTACCGGACTTATCCCGCGCGTGCTCGACGTCAACGTCAATCCACGCACCGAAAGTAATGGCTTCGGTTGCGGCTTGACAGCCTTCGATCCGTCCATTGGCGCGTCGCGACCAATCATCAATCGCACGAGCTCCTCGCGGGTCAGTTCTTCATATGGACGCTCGGCGACGTACTTGCCTTCGCGAAATACCGTGACCTCATCTGCAATCTCGTCCAGCTCTTCAAAGCGGTGCGTGATGTAAGCGAGGGCGACGCCGCCGGCCTTCAGTTGTCGGATAATTCGAAATAGCGAATCTACTTCATGGCTAGTAAGCGCCGACGTCGGCTCGTCGAGAATCAACACCCGCGCGTCGAGAGACAGCGCTTTGGCTATCTCGACAACCTGCTGCTGCGCTACGGAAAGTCGTTCAACCGGGAGTTCGGTGTCAAGATCGACGCCGACGCGTTCTAGCAAGACTGCGGCTTCTCGTCGCATTCGGCGGCTGTCCACCAAGCCAAGCGACGTCAGCGGTTCGCGTCCGAGAAAGAGGTTCTCCGCGACGGTTAGATTGCCAGCTAGGTTGAGCTCTTGGTGGATGATCGCGACGCCCGCGCGTTGCGACTCGATAGGCGTGCGGAACCGCACAGGCTTGCCGTCGAGCAGCACTTCGCCTTCATCGGCGGTGAAGACGCCAGCCAAGATATTCATCAACGTTGATTTACCGGCGCCGTTCTCGCCCATGAGAGCCATCAAGCGTCCGGCGTATAACCGCAACTGCGCGTGGTCGAGCGCACGTACGCCGGGGAACGCTTTGACGATCCCGCGGGCCTCCAGCAGCGGCGGCGTGGCGGACGTCACTTGGCCGCCTCCACCAGAACTGGGATAATCTCTAGCGGCGGCTTGTAGCCCGCTGCACTCACCACTTTGGTGCACCCGGCAAACCGCAGTCGATCGCCGACGGCGATACCTTCGAGCCTTGTGATGGCTCTCTCGGTGGCAAGGCGGTTGATCTCATTTGCGATGAGATTGTACTCTCGTGAGCCTGGCGATTCGCTCGGTTTGAGCAAGCCTGTCGCATCACGAATGGTTGAACCGAACACCTTTCTACTCAACAGTCGCACCTCGCCGCCGCCATCGAGCGAGAGTCGCACCCCTACGTCATCCGCGGCCTGCACCTCTCCGACGCCTCGCAGAAAAAGCAGAAAGCCACGGCTGACGCCGACCCGCACGCCATACTGCTCGCCGGCTTTCGCGGCGCTTTCTTCCATTGCAGCGGCGACTTGGGTGGCGCTAGCGGCGTCGGCTGTAGCGGGAAGCAGCCTCTCCGTCCAAAAAGCCTCGGCAAACTCTACTGCGTCGAAACGGCCTTCTACATCGGCTGGTTCAATTCTCGTGACGTGAATAAGTGGCGCGAAGTAGAGCAGCACGCACGCCGCGACAATGGTTGCTATTCGGAATCCCCAGGCGCCCATCGGCACGTCACTCCTTCGCGCCGTACGCGACGTACTGCTCGATATTGTCGCGGGTCACCAACTCGACCGCGACGCGTGTCTTCTGCTGAAAGTCACGGTGTCCCCTCATCCAATCGTCCGCATACTCTGCCGCCTGTCGGGCCATCGTCTTCGGGAATTGCATGGCTGTGGCAACGATTTTGCCGTCACGAATGGAGTCGATCACGTCCGCGGCGCCGTCAAACCCAAAGACCTTGATCTTGTTTGCGGCGCCGGCGCTGGCTACGGCCTGGTAGGCGCCCATCGCCATCGCATCGTTACCGCAAAAGATTGCGTCGAGGTCGGGGTTCGCTTGGAGGATCGACTCGGTCACTTCAAGCGCCTTCGAGCGGTCGCAGTCGGCGTTCTGCTGGGCGACCATCTTCAACCCGGGGAAAGTATCCACGACGCTGTGGAACCCTTCGGATCGGTCGCGGGTATTGTTATCGCCAAGGATGCCGAGCAACTGGGCGTATGTGCCTTCTTCGCCAACAACTTCAACGAAGTACTGCCCCAACTCCACACAGCCAGCGTAGTTGTCCGACAGGATCTGCGCCGCGGCGACGTCATCGGCGTTGACTTCCCGGTCGATGCAGAAGACCGGCACGCCTTTCTCTTTCGCCTTGCGGACGCTGGCGACTGAGCCCTCGGAGTCGGTAGCATTGAATAGCACCGCGTCGTATCCGGCGGCGATCAGATTGTCAAAGTGTCCCGCTTCGGTGGCCGTATCGTTCTGCGAGTCAAAGATAACTGCTTCGTGACCGAGCTCTTCGGCGCGGGCCTTGGCAGTCTCGGCAAGCACGACGAACCAGGGGTTGTTGAGCGTCGAGACGACAACGGCAAATTTGCCTTTGGCGTTGGCGCTACTCGACTCTCGTGTCGCAGCAGGCGCCGATGGTGTTGTCTCGGCTTGCTGAGAACAGCCAACCAGACCTGCCAAATACAACAGTCCAGCGAATCCAAGGTTAATCGAGAGAAGCTTCATCGTAGGGATTCGGTTTGAGGAGAAAGCGCCTAGAAGACTCGCTCGACGGCGTTGCGCCAACCGGTCATCCTGCGCTTGACCTCCGCCTCGCCTTCGGTAGGCATAAACATGCGGCCCGACCGCGGCAACTTACGCAGGCCGTCGAGCGAGCCCTGCATGCCAAGACCGAGCATGCCCGCCATCGCGGCGCCGAGTGCGGAGAGGTTGGACTCATCTGTCGCTTGCAACTCACAAAGCGACATATCAGCGACCATCTGCATCAGTAAGTGATTGCGGGTGGGGCCCCCATCGACTCGCAGGGACCGCACGGCGGCGCCGCTACGTGCGAAGGCCTCCACGACATCCGCGACTTGAAAGGCTATCGATTCGAGGGCGGCCCGCACTACGTGCTCACGACGGGTGTAGCCCGACATGCCGAGGATGGCGGCCCGAGCGTCGGGCTTCCAGTAAGGCGCCCCCATCCCCGCAAACGCTGGCACCAAGTAGACGCCGCCTGAGTCGTTAACAGATGATGCGAGAGCCTCTGCATCGTCAATCGAAGAGAGTAAACCAAGCTGATCCTTGAGCCAGGCCAGCGTCGCCGCCGAATAGTTAATCAGCCCTTCCCAAGCGTAAGTCGGCTGATCCGCGACGATCCAAGCAAGCGCGCCGACCATCCCGGAAGGCGCCGGTCGGAACTGTTCTCCGATATTTACGAGCACGGAGGTCCCGCTGCCAAAGGTCGCTTTGGCGTCGCCTTGTGCGTAACAACATTGTGCGAACAGCGACGCCTGTGAGTCGCCCATAACGCCGCAGATCGGCGCCGCCGAGGGCAGGGCGCCTCCTAAAGTGGTTTCGCCAAAGGTCGCACTGCAGTCACGCACCTCCGGTAACGCACGGACCGGAACGCCGAAACGCTCACATAAGGACGCATCCCATGCGAGCCGCCCGATGTCGTAGAGAAGCGTACGGCTGGCGTTCGTTGGATCACTCGCATACGCCTGCCCGCTCGTCAAGCGATGCACCAGATAAGCGTCGATTGTGCCGATGCACGCCGCGCCCGAGCGGACCGCCTCTGCAATCGCAGGCTCTTCTCGCATCACCCATGCGATCTTGGAACCAGAAAAGTAGGAGTCGATCCGCAAGCCCGTCTTCTCAGCGACCTCCGGTTCGACACCCGCATTTCGCAACTCTTGGCACATGGCATCGCCCCGTCGACACTGCCAGACAATCGCTGGCCGTAACGGCTCGCCTGTCGTTCGGTCAAAGACAACAACCGTCTCGCGCTGGTTAGTGATCGAAACTCCCCGCACCGACGCGAGTTTATCGGGATGACGACCGCACAACTCCCGCGCCGCCGAGAAGACGTTGCCGATGATTTCGGCCGCATCGTGCTCGACCCATCCTGGTTGGGGATAGTGCTGGGCGTGCTCTAGCGAACAGCCGTCTACGACGGCGCCCGAGGCATCGACGAGAAGGACCTTGGTCGCCGAGGTGCTCTGATCGATAGCGATGAGATAACTCACAGAACCACCCTCGCCGCGTCGAGTGCTCTCAAGGCGCGGTCGGCGATGCCCTCCATCGACAGACCGTAGCGGCCAAAGATGTCGGCTTGGCTACCGGTGTAGGTGTCTTCATCCGGGATCGCGACGCCACGGAACACCGGCGTCATCCCAGCTCCGAGCAAGAGCCGTGCGACCGCGTCGCCCAGTCCACCGTGCTCTGAATGCTCTTCTGCCGTGAGCACAACGCGACACTCTCGCCCCGCGGCTAGCAACGCCGACTCATCGAGCGGTTTGACTGAGGGTATGCTCAGAACACGGGACTCGACGCCGTGCTCGGCAAGCAGATCGGCAGCGAGTAGACAGTGAATGACCGTCTCGCCGGCGCCGATCAACGCCACGTCATCGCCGTCGCGAAGTAGAGAAGCAACTCGCGGGTCCCTGGGCGCGGGTTCGTCTGAAAGGTCGTAGAGCGCCGCTTTGCCGAATCGAAGGTAGACGGGTCGGTCGTGCGTCGCCGCCCAGCGGATCGAGGAGCGCGTCTCACGATTATCTGCCGGGGCGAGCACAGTGACGTTGTGGATCGCCCGCAGCGCCGCGAAGTCGTGCAAGGAATGATGGGTGCTGCCGAGGGCGCCGTAGCTGACACCGGCGCTAATGCCTACTAGCGCAACAGGCAGGTCTGAATAGCAGACGTCGTTCTTTATCTGCTCCAGCGACCGCGTCGCCAAGAAGCACGCCGGCGACACAGCGAAGACGGTCTTGCCGCACGAAGCAATCCCCGCCGCCACGCCGACGAGATTCTGCTCGGCGATGCCGACTTCGACGATCTGCTTCGGTAAAGCCTCGCCGAACGGTTTGAGCTTGCCAGAGCCGCGCGAGTCGCTGGTGACGGCGAGAACATTGCGATCAGCCGTCGCTAGCTCCGTGAGTGCTTCTGCGAAGACATCGAGGTTCGCCTTGCCTAAGCGCAGGCCCAGGCGCTCGGCGCGTGCTTTGGCCTCGGCGGAGTGGAGGCTGGGGGCGGGAGCGCTCATTTCAACGCTCCTTCTAGCTCGGCCATCGCCACAGCAAACTCGTCAGCCGAAGGAACGCCATGATGCCATTTAACGACGCCCTCCATAAAACTAACGCCACGGCCCTTCACGGTTCTTGCGATAATGCACGTCGGCTTGCCGGAAGCAGCGGGGCGTGACAACGCGGTCGTGAGTTCGGCGACGTCATGACCATCAATACACAAGACTTCCCACCCGAAGCTCGTGAACTTCTCATCTAGCGGCTCGTTGCAGCAGACATCGCGCGTGGCGCCGGTGATTTGCAACGTGTTGCAGTCGATGATCGCTGTTAGATTGTCGAGCTTGTAGTGAGCGGCGCACATGGCGGCTTCCCAGTTCGAGCCCTCGGCGAGTTCGCCGTCGCCCAGCAGCGTGAAGACACGGTAGGACGCCGCATCAAGCTTTCCGGCGATCGCCATGCCGACTGAAACAGGCAAGCCGTGCCCGAGGGCGCCGGTATTCATCTCAATGCCGGGAATCTTTCGCGTCGGATGCCCGACGAAGTACGAACCGCCGCGACAGAGCTTCTCTAGCGATTCAAATGGGTAGAAGCCCTTGTCCGCAAGCACGACGTAGAGCGCTTCGACCGAGTGCCCCTTGCTTTGCACGTAACGATCGCGAAGCGGGTCGCGCCAGTTCACGGGCGAGATGTTCATCACCCGGTTGTAGAGCACGTTGAGGATGTCGATGCAAGACAGGCTGCCGCCGGTGTGGCCGGCGCCGGCGTGGTAGATCGCACGCAGCACGTCGCGGCGATACTCGGCACTCTTGCGCCGCAGATGTTGGTCGGTGAGGGCAGGGCGGGTCATGGGGCGCCCCCTCCCTCGTGATGGTAAGTTTCCCAACCGAGGTAGGTCTCGAACGCCTCAACCAACGCCGCCGCCGAATGCGACTGCGTCATGACAACATGATGCTCAAATCCATTCTTACAGACGTGCTTGAGCAATGCTTGCAGCCGTGGCACGTGGGCGACGGCTCGGGTGCCGAAGGTATCGAGAACGTCGTCAGTGAGTTGGCCTTCGCCAACATACGCACAGATGCGGCCTTCGCTGTCGGCGGTTGTAAGGCGTCCATACGTCAATGGACCGGCTGGCGTGCGACCTTCCATGGCGCCGTAGGTGTTCTCGACGCCGAGCGTGCTGCCGAGGATCGGCGCCGTGGCGATCTTGGCGTCGGGGATAAAGCTCTTCGCCCAGTTGCCGCAGTGGAACAGAGCGCACTTTTCGTCGTCGTCGCCATAGTTGTTATTCCAATCGACTAACGCGGCAGGCGAATCAGCGGCGAGTTGCATGGCGTACATTGTCAACGTGCCGGTGACATCGACCTCACAGGCGCTGGGCATAAAGCGTTCGCTCATCATGCTCATCAGCGTGCAGACGTTGCAGCCAAGATTCTGCTGCACCGAGGTCCAGCACTGGATTGCCGTTGCGTCGAGGGCGTTATCCGCCATCCAATCAGCAAGCACGACGCCCATCCGCGCCATTTGCACGAGTTTCTCGTGGGGCACTCCCGGCGCCGCGGCGTAGGCGCGGATGTCGTCGAGCTTCGCGACTACACGACTATCGGTCGAATCGAGCTTATTCGCCTGGGCGATAAACTCCGACAAGTCCACGGTTGTGACACCGACGCCGTTGCGTTCAAGAATCTTCTCGCTATAGCGCACCGTGTTGAAAGCCCCTGGTCGGGCGCCGACGGCGCCAAGCCGCACCCCCCGCAGGCCATTCACCACGCGGCACACGGCTAGAAACTTTCGTAAGTCCTCGCGGAAGTTATCCGATGCTGGCGTCGAGACATGCTTCTGCGTAAGCGTGAACGGGATGCCGGCTTGGCTAAGGTTGTTGCAGATCGAGATCTTGCCGCAAAAGGCGTCGCGGCGGCGCGAAACGCCGAGTTGATTGAGGTCGTCGGGATAGCCCTGCACGAGCACTGGCACGTTGAGACCGGCAAGCTTGAGCGTGTCGGCAACGCCTTTCTCATCGCCAAAGTTAGGCAAGCAAATCAGTACCCCATCGATTTCGTCGCGGCGTTGGCGGAAGAGTTCAGCGCACCGCCGCGCGTCGGCGTGCGTCTCGACGCCGCCGAGCTTCGAATCCTCCTCCCCCAGCCAGACCGGTTCAAGACCCAGCTTAGCAAGGAGCGCAGCGAGATCGGCCCGCGCCTCGGTAACGAGCTGGTCGGGAAAGAAATCTCGGTTGCCGACGATGACGCCCAACTTGGGCACGCCGCCTGATTTAACGCCGCGATTTGGCATGAGTTGCTCGCGTCTTGCGAACGGATATGTGTGAATCTAACTAGATCGTTCTCTGCCCGTGAATGACGAGTGCAAGCACGAATGATTGCAGTAGGTGACCTGTTGTCTCACTTCTTATTCGCGCCGAGTGGCGTTATTAGCAGACTCTTCCAGTTTCACTTCAACGGCGTGAGCAAACCGACTTGGTGCTTCCACCGGAAGGGTTACTTCAAGCCCCTCATCGCTCTGATGCCAGCGGACGGCTTCATCGCTGCCGAGCAGCCGTACCATCGAAGCCTTGACCGCCGCTTCGCCAAGCGACTCAATCACCAACTTGCCGTCATCGGGCCACGCAAGGGCGATTGCATAGACTTTGTCATCCTTCGTTGTGAATCGAATGTCGTTGCCGGTAAACTCCGGGCGTTCGCCGTCGGTGAACGAGCCGGCCGCCTCTTTCGTGGGGCCCTCGCCGAACCGCTTCCACGGCCGCGTGCCATAGATTGCTTCGCCATTGACGCGCAACCACGCGCCGATCTCACGCAGCATCTGCTGCTCCGGTTCGGGTACCGTGCCATCCGCCTTGGGGCCGATGTTCAGCAGCATGACTCCATTCTTGCTGACGACATCGACGAGATCGTCGATAATCTCGCCCGTCGGCTTGTAGTCTTGTCCTTCGATGTAGCCCCAGGAGTTTCGCGAAACGGAGGTGCAGGTCTGCCACAGCTCGGGTTGGATGCCGGCAAACTTGCCGCGCTCGACGTCGAGCACGCCCGTGCCTCGGGGGAACGAATAGCCCTCCCACTCTTTGAAATTGATTGCCGGCTCGTAGCCTGCCTCAGCGGCCCGGTTGTAATAGTAAGCCGCGAAGCGCTGTAGATAGGGTTGGAACGCTGGCTGGCAGACCCACCAGTCGAAGTACATGACGCGGGGCTCGAACTTATCGACAATCTCGCACGAACGCAGCAGCCAGTCGTCGAGAAACTCTTTCGATGGCGGTTCGGATTGGTTCTCCGCAACGCGTTTGCCGTGCGCCGGGCCGTAGAGTGTGGCGTAATCCTCGTCCTGCACGTCCGATTCGATCTGACGGCCACCGCCGTAAAACCACCAGTTCTCTGCACGATGGGACGAAGCGCCGACGGTTATTCCCTGCTCGCGGCACGCGGCGGCGAGGTCGCCGATCAAGTCACGCTCGGGTCCTTTCTTCGCCGCATTCCACTCGGTGAGCCGGCTATCGAACATCGGGAAGCCATCGTGGTGTTCCACCACAGGCACGACATATCGAGCACCCGACTCGCGAAATAGCTCAGCCCACTCTGCAGGATCGAACTTTTCAGCTTCAAACTGCTCGATGAGGTCCTTGTAGCCGACATTCGTGTGCGGACCGTAGGTCTTGAGGTGGTGCTCGTACTCGGGCGAATCCTTGCGATACATGTTGCGTGGGTACCACTCGCTGCCGAACGCCGGCACGCTGTAAGCGCCCCAATGGATGAAAAGGCCAAACTTGGCGTCGGCGTACCAACTTGGCGTCTCGAAACCCTTGAGGGACCGCCAGGTCGGCTTGAATGGGCCGGCCTCAGCGACACGATCGATCTCCTCCAGTCGCTTTGTGATCTCTTCGGGCGACAGCTGCGGTACAAATGGCTGCCCCAGGCCCGGGGTCTGCTCCGCGCCGACACGCAGCAAGTAGTCGAGTTCCTTCTGCGTGACCCTGAATACGGTCCCGTGCTTGTGGCCCTCAGGGAAAGTCACCGGCGCGTTGGTGAAGTTGACGAAGTCCTTTGTCGCTAGGGCGCCATACTTCTTGACGCCGTAGTTGTCGTAGTAGAGAAGCCACTCCTCGCCGACGCGGGCGACGGTGGGTCCCTCTGTCATCGACTCGGTGATGGGATCAGAGACGTTACGCCAGGGGCCCGTAGGAGAATCCCCTTCGGCGACGCGTAACGCGAGCACGGGCCGGGTGTTGTCTTTAAGCACCAGCTTGTAGGAAGCTTCGCCCTCTCTACTCCACGGCACGATGATTGCATCGATGACGCTAAAGCCCGGCTCGCAGAAGAGCTCGGCGGGCGTAAACTCCAGGAAGTCACGCGTCGTCGTGTAGTACATCCGATGATTGTTGTGGTGCTTCTCCTGACCATCGGGATAGCGGCCAGGAATCGTCGAGGCCCAGGCGATGATGAACCGCTCGCGGGGTTCGTCGTAGACAACCTCTGGCGCCCAGACGTTGACCGTCGTCGGCTCGTGCTCCATCACCGGCAGGAAGCGCTGCGGCGACCAGTGCACGAGATCCTGAGACGAGGCGTAGCCGAAGCCCGGATCGCCGCGCCAAGCGGTCGTCCATACCAGATGAAAGGTTCCATCCGGCCCACGGACGAGGCTCGGATCACGCATCAACTGACCCGACCCAGCCCAGGGCTTGAGGAAGACACCGGGGACGCGTTTCCAGTTGAACCCGTCCTTACTCCACACAAACCGAAGACCGGCGTCGGCAGGTTCTTCGAAGGACGTGAAGAGGAAAACGGAGTCCGCCGCCTCGATGGTATAGGCCGGCTGTCCGTTAGCTGCAAAGCACAAGGCAACCGCAAGCAGCGCCATTCCGTGCCGTCGCAGCAATTGACGAGCCAGTCGCAGAATGCGATCCGTAGATACCATATGCCGTGAACTCAGTCCGGCCATGCGGCTGCGGGATCGGCTGACTCTTCGTTGTTGCGGTCGCCGAGGTTATTCCATACATACTTCTCTACATCCAATCCGTAGGTGTGGACGGAGCCATCGCAGAGAGCGGCCTGGACGACTCCCGGGTGAGCCGACCCTGCTGCCTTGTGGTAGGCGCCCCGTATACTATCCAAGTTGCTTGGATTCATGTTGGGCGGCAGGTCGCTATCTTGCCTTGGCCTCTCGCCGAAACTCCGCGCGTTGTCGGTGTCGAATCCGTGATACACGGTGTTGTCATCTCCGCCATGCGTACCAGTCTCGTAGAGGTAGACGGGCAAGTACTTCTCAACAACCATGGCAGTCTTTGAAGTGCCGTCCGTGATCTGACTAAATCTCACGCCCCACCGCGGCCCTACGACTCCGTTTTGAGGAAACGGCTTGACCTCAGCACCATTCGTGCCGCAATTGGGATATAGGGTGTAGCACTGCGGGCCCGGGCCAGGTGTGTGCGGAGTTGCGCCACCATTGGCTGCATAGTCGTTCTTTGCATACTCTCCAGTGGGAGTCCGAGACGCATTGAACATCAAGTTCTGTTCTGACACGGGGTACGCCTTCACGGCGCGACGGGACGGGCAGAGAACCGAAGCAATCGGTGTTGCGATCAGACGCATTAGGGCGTCTTTCTTGGGGGTAGTCTCGGCGCCAATGAAATTTCCCAAACCGGCTCCGATCTGCTGAGTTGAAGTTTCCTCAATGAAAGGAGTGATGGAGAAGATCCAACTCCCCGGCTGCTTCTGCCCTACGCCCCAGTCGGGATCGCCTGTCCACTGGAATCCCCATCCACCTGAAGGCATTTCTTTATGCGTCGACTCGTAGTTTAGGCATGCCAATGCCAGTTGCTTCAAGTTGTTCTTGCACTGATTCCGCCGCGCCGCTTCGCGTGCCGCCTGCACGGCGGGGAGCAATAGCGCCACGAGAATGCCGATGATCGCGATCACGACCAGCAGTTCGACGAGCGTGAAGCCGACGCGGGGCTTCTCACCGCGGAGGAGACCTGAACGCAAGGTGACGCAATTCATCTGACGAGCACTCCAGAAGAGTCTGACGCTCGACCCGCGCCTACGCGGGCCGACGCCTCTTGATTGTTCCAATCGTATCATTTTGGCTTCTAAAATCGCTGCAGAACGGCAGCCTGCTTTCCAGACAATCCGCCACGGCGTTACTCGCTTACTGAGGCGGGACGAGCCTTGCGGATCGCTTCGCGGTACTCGCTCGGCGGCATCCCTTCGTGCGTCAGGAACGCCAATCGGAGCCGCTCGCGACTTGGGAATCCAGCGAGGTAAGCCACCGCCTTGATCGGCGAGTCGGTATCCGCCAGAAGACGCTTCGCGCGGCTCAAGCGGCAGGCGTTGATTTCGTCGAGCACTGT from Botrimarina mediterranea encodes:
- a CDS encoding DUF1559 domain-containing protein is translated as MNCVTLRSGLLRGEKPRVGFTLVELLVVIAIIGILVALLLPAVQAAREAARRNQCKNNLKQLALACLNYESTHKEMPSGGWGFQWTGDPDWGVGQKQPGSWIFSITPFIEETSTQQIGAGLGNFIGAETTPKKDALMRLIATPIASVLCPSRRAVKAYPVSEQNLMFNASRTPTGEYAKNDYAANGGATPHTPGPGPQCYTLYPNCGTNGAEVKPFPQNGVVGPRWGVRFSQITDGTSKTAMVVEKYLPVYLYETGTHGGDDNTVYHGFDTDNARSFGERPRQDSDLPPNMNPSNLDSIRGAYHKAAGSAHPGVVQAALCDGSVHTYGLDVEKYVWNNLGDRNNEESADPAAAWPD